The nucleotide sequence AACCCACATGGACGGAGCTGGCGGATCCGATACTCGGCGTGATCTCAACTTGATTACTGGTGGTGGTTAGGCAACgtaacgaaacgaaacaacaCAGGACACGACTTTCAGTGGGCATCAAATGAAATCTTTACCGAACCTGTGCGTATGCTCGTATGGAACCAGATGATGTTGGGCTTGGGCATACATGGTACACAATACAAATACTCGCATATGTATGCCACTTAGCATTTAGTTATTGTTCTAGTGGTGGCTGAAGCGCATGACATGATATGATCGATCGATCTATAGTTATGGGAATTTCGCAAGGCATCTAGGTCGAATCGGTTGAGCGAACGGTCAGTTGGACTGTGAGTTCGCAGCTCTACTCATAGCAGTTGTGAATGAGTTGaatttggtttcggttttggtttcgaTTTGGATTTCGATTGGTTCTTATTGGGTTGATTGATTGGCTTTTGATTTGGTTTcgatttgcattgcattgcgGCTAAGAACTAAATTCTTACGGATTAGATAGTTAGCAATCTACATAAAGTTACCTAGAGAAAAAAAGTGGCGGAATTAAGAACGCAATTTAGATTCGGTGTGTAGATAAACGAAAGCGATTTGGGCCAACGAAATCAGCGCTAAATCAAGGCGAACTCAAAAGACAAACACAACTGGGTAACTGGGTGATCTTGAAAGTATCTTCGgttctgtgtgtgcgtggtgAGTCGAgtggtgtggtgtggtgtggcGTGGGTCAAGGTCAGTTTCTCTGGGGTATGTGTGTCCCAGAAATGAGTGCACCAAGTTCGCCCAGGATCTGTCAACTTACTTGCAATAATGCCCACGACAACCAGGCCAATCACGCCCATGATGATCATCATCTGTGCGGAGAAAACAAAGATTGAAGTTCGGTCCGACAAGGTAACTGCCATCGTCGCACTTACCTTTAAGTTCTGAAGCCAGAATTTCCTCTTGAGCTTGCCCGCCTGCTGCTCAAACTGCGAGGCACCCTGCTGCAAGGCATCGGCACGGTCGTCCAGCTCCGACAGCTTGCTGTCGCGCTCCAGCACCTTCTCCACGTTCGTGCGCATGATGTCCACGACCTGGTCGGGGATTCAGGGTTGCAGTGGTTAATGGAATGGCTGATCTGTGATCGACTTTCAGTCCCGGAACTCACCTCATCGACCTGCGCCTGCGTCTGCTGCAGACGCTTCTGTGCCGCGATCTGCTGCGGATTGTGTGGTCCGCCCACAATCTCGCCATCGCCGCCCTCTCCGGCCGGGGCTCCGGCATTGGGTGGTGCATCGCCAGCTGGTGCAGCGTCCGCCCTGCGGAGGAGGTCGTCATTAGTCATCGGATGCGAGAACAAGAATAGCTCGGGCCAAGATTAATCAACTTCCAACGGGGGCTCTCGCATTAAATACAGTACTTAGATTACACAAagagtgggtgtgggtgggtggttacGAACGACTATGGTTTCTAGCTTTAATCGAAATATCTCCAAGATACGTGTGGGCTACGGACAGTGCTGGAGTATAGTTCTAGCCAGCTACCCTTTAACTTGGAGAGACACTTACTGTTCCTTGTTCTTGTCTTTCTTTCCCATCTCAGACCCCCAAAAACTTTGACCTTTAACTCGGCTTCTGGGCTCTGCGGGGCCAAAGGAAGggaaattgttaattttaaataaaagaattacAATAGGCGAAGCTACTTATGCTGGACTAGTTTGTATGGTTTCTACGTGATGCATATTTTTTAGTGAAACAAACAATAGAGTGAAGTATCTCAGTATTATCCATAGTCATTTGGTCATTTGGTAttggttattgttgttggcaaaatgttttcatCGAACCGTATTTCCCTTTCCCAcgacaaagaaaaagaaatcaaTATCTTACCCTAATCCCTACGACCGGCGacaattggttttttttttttacctacGTGGAGGGAATATTTTTGGATTTCTCAACTTTCCCCGGCTTTTATtggcaaaatcaattttatatGGAATCAAAGAGCATTATCAACAACTTGTATGTGTGTATAAGACGAGCTTTTCTTTTGATCATGACACATATCTTATGTTTGGTTTCAAGCGACCAAAAGAAATAGGTGCAACTTAGTTTGCATGTCCTGACTCACGGGTGCGAATCgtgtttttattgattttgcgGTGTGAGAGACTTGGCCATGTGATGCCACAACGTCATCGCCAAGTGATTCATGCCTAGCGAACCGAAacggcagctgcagctggccCGTGTTCCTTTTACGGATTTTACGGGCGCGAGCACTTGGACAAATGACAAATGAAATGAGCGACCCATgctgcgtatacttaatgcgGCTATCAAACGAGCATTCCCTCTGTGACGGCGAAAAGCAAGGCGGGGAATCGAAACCCCCATTTCCCCGCCGGAAAACGAATCAATAACGTCCATCCACTTACATGGCTCTGGTGGCTGTGTGGTTGCTTCTGTGGTTTGGCTGGTGGTGCTCTGGTGGCCTCAGCGAATTCGGCTGTCGATGATTAGGATGAAGGTACTCTATGCACGATGCACTTGGCCTCTTTCACTGTCTTCCACTGGCGCAGGTCGGGATGTGGGATGGtcagtgggcggtggtggcgTTGGTGGTGTAggtagtgggtggtggtgcagcTGAACTCtgtttcgttgtttttgttctaGAGGGTTGCGCTCTCAGTGCcgcttctctctctctctctctgtttctctctctctctgtcgctcTTCCGCCAGAGCTTTTTCGCCCCGTCGTCAATGAAAATTCACTCCACTCCACGGGGGGATTGGCTGGATCTGGAtgatgtgtatgtgtgcgggTAACACTTGCCACGACAGCCTTTCGCAGGAATTTTCTGGCTCAGCGCTGGAACTGCTGCTGAATAGAGTGCGAAAATAGTTGCAACTATTTTTAGTACATCGGTTAATGCTTGAAATGGGCAGCTATGGGATTCTAATTGGGACGTAAGAGGACTATTTGGGTGGCAGCAACACGCCCAGCCATGAGGCATGTCCTTCCTCATTTCCGTTGCATACCCCCAGGGGCACCTAAGATGTcttcaaaatgcaaaacgttttaaaaataatttcaagtGCCCAACTGGCCAACGTGGGCTCAGAAGAAAAAATCAATGAAATTCTGCACGACAAGGGTTTTCGCTGACTTTGGTTGACATTTCGTTTGATCTTCGTTTTCCTAATCAATCAGTTTTAGCACTTTTGATCAGAATCACTTTACTTTTGCTCGGGCAACTTGAGTTTACAAAAACCAGGCTTAACTAATATTTTACGAATTTTTTTACGCAGCACCAGGAAAATTTTCACTTACGacgtttttggccaactgcgAAAACTTGCAGCTTTCCTAACTGTTATGTGTATTTGGGGAAAAAGCTGCCTGGATGGCCAGCAGCGAATGGTGTTCCAGCGAGAAGCTTTTCCTTAGCGATTTCCAAGTGCCGATGGCCAAGGGGtgggaaatttaaaaacaagcCGGGCTTTCCATcaagaaaaagaaatgctCAAAGTTCTAGTAATATTACAGTTTGAAGTTTTAactttgtatttttaaatatatcgTGTAAATAATTATATCAATTGATTTGAACAAGGTTTAAAATGCACAGAACTATTCGTCTAAATTGATTTAAAGCGGTTTCCTGAACTTTGTCTGAATCCACACGCGGTACATTTTCAAGCCGCGACAGCGATTAACTTGCAGTCTTCGGTCCACAATgagctgctcctcctgcagcCCCGCTTGAGTCATCATACCCCGCAGTTCTTCCTCCGTGAAGAAGTACACCATGGTGCCGTCGCCTCGCACGTAGAAGTTGTCCTCCATACACTTGCCGCTCTTGAAGCGCAGCTGTGCCAGGTCGTATCGTCCGTAGTCGCGGAAGAGGAGCAAGCCACCGGGACGCAGGTAGCGATAGCAATTGTCCAATACCCGCTGCATTTTCTTTGGCTCAATTGCGGACAGCACAAAAATCATCACAATAATGTCCTGTGAGTTTTCCTCGAAGGGCACCTGCCAATGATCCAGCGTGGCATCCATGACAAACACCTCGCAGCGCTTCTCGTCGAACTGCCGTTGGCTTCGCAGGATTTCAATGGCCCGGGCGGAGAAGTCACATCCGAAAACCTTGAGCTGCGGTTCAGAGCTGTACTGTAGAAGGGGTAAAATTGTGTTTCCTACTCCACAGCCCAGTTCGAAAATGCTACGTGGTTGCAGTACCGCCGAATCCGCCGCCAGAGGAGCTAGTTCGGGGAACTCCGTAAACAGCCAGTGGCGATCCTTGAAGAAGCGGTTGTCGTGAATGCCGTAGAAGGAATCCCAAAACTTGGGGGCGTCTGTCTGAAATCGCTCCTTCTGCTCCGCTTCCATCTTTGAGGTCGAATTCTTGGCTACAGCCGCCTTCGCGGCCAGTTCCTGCTCTTCATCCCATTGCACGTGGTCCCTGTGAATCCATGTTTAGAGGGATTTTCATGAGTACTGAACGGCAGATAAGTACCAGGCGTTAAACTCGAACACCTCTCGCGCGTCGGTGAGCACCCGGCTGCCCGCTCCCGACGGTTTTTTACGCTGGCGAGTGTGTTCCCAACTTTTGCTGGCCAATCTCCGGAGGATTTGCCACCCATATTTACCAAGCATTGTGCTTGAAGACGTCGTCAGCATCCGTGAGCAGGCGGGTTCCGAACTGCGGTCGCTTTTCGTTCTCCGCGGCGGGGTTGTCACTCATATCGGACAGGAATGACGGTATATATCACCTGTTTGTGCGATccaaattatatattttggtAAACACGCCGCCAGTGTGGCCGTGCACCGATCCAATAAAGTTAAACCGTTAGTATTTTCGAAGCGGCTCTCTTCCGAGCGGGAAATCGGATGTACCCGTTATCGCCCTTTTTTCCAAAAGCAATTGTGAAATATGTGTTCTATGTGTGTTTAGTTTGTGGCGTGTTGAGTACGCATCGAGTTTTTACCGAAACCCCTTAGagaaaagggaaaaataaAGTTGAAAATTGCGGGCAAATGTAATCGTGCTGCCAGACCATCAATAGTTTATTTTAGGGATGTACTCGTGACTGAATACCTTGGCGGATATCGTTTCATGGTTAAAATGCATGATATAAAAACtggtaaattaaatatgaaaccCGTAGGTAAGTAAAATGAATATGTATTGTTATGTTTGCGACTTATATCCATAATTCGAATGAATAATAAGAATAAGTTTTTGGTGCTCGTGCCGTGCTTTTGCTTCCATCGCTACGTTTTGACTTCTCCACTATTTCCCAGTGGCAACGCCGCGTCAGTTGGTATATCAAAACCGCAAACCAACCTTTTTGTTGTATTGTGCGTTGTTTTTTTCGACGGAGGCGagaaatttaaacaattagCATTCAGAGTGCTAAGATACAAGAGCTTATTGTGTATACGCAGAAGGCTCGTCGAAGGAGCGACCAAAAGAAACCCATCCAGGGTACCGAGTTCCAGGGATTATTGTGTGCACGCAGCGGTCTGCAGAAGCACCCATAGAAACATACCCTATTCAGCGTTCCATCGAGCGGACGAATCGCGAAAACCCGTTAAAATGATGAACGAGGCGGCACTTGCCAATATGATACCCTACGACACCATCGGATTGTATGAACAGCCAAAGCCGCGCTTCATCTTCAAGATGCCTCGTGTGGTCCCGGACCAGAAGTCCAAGTTCGAGAGCGACGAACTTTTCCGGAGGCTCAGTCGGGAGAGCGAGGTTCGGTACACGGGCTATCGGGAACGAAGCATCGAGGAGCGGCAGGTGCGCTTCATGAACGGATGTCGCGAAGGACACACGGAGGCCAGCTTCGTGGCATCGGGCACCAATCTGCAGCTGGTGTTCAACGCCAACCAGAACCCGTACCTGCACGACAAGGAGTGCGACTTTGACAAGGAGCACGGCAAGGTGCACATCAAGTCCTACTTTATCATGAACGGGGTTTGTGTCCGGTTCCGTGGATGGATAGACCTGGAACGACTGGACGGAGTTGGCTGTCTGGAGTATGACGAGCGGCGCGCCATGCACGAGGACGCCATTCTGCGGGATCAGATCGATCGCTACAACCAGCGACTGCGTGAGTTCGAGGACACTAAGCGCGCCTACCGTGACAATCGACAGGACGAGATGGAGGCAGTGCGACGGGGCGTGGCCTCCGGAGGCATTGGCGTTGGCGCCAGCATGTGGCGTCGTTAGTTGGACCTGTGGACGGCTCCTGGGCCGTCCCATCCGCAGCTGCctccccagcagcagcagacgcaTCACCAGCAGTTAGAGACTCAATTCGCGAATACTCAATATTTCATGGACAACTGAGAATGCTCCGAACCCCTTAAGAGGGCTTTCACTTGAGAGATTTCAATACGATTACGTTAGACACGCTCGAATAATTATGCTCCTAGATTAGTGTTAGATGTAATGCTTACTTTACGTATGCTTTTATGGTATTATACTTACAACTTAGTGTGAAATTAGTGTCGTATCTTTAACTAAAATACATAATTACTAATCTATATGGCATTGTTCATTTTGGAATTTCCACCTTTAAGCAGAGTGACTAAGACTCTTCACTGGGAATTGCCTACCGAGGCTAGGTATCGATCAAGAAAACAAGTCGTTTGGTTTGATTTTATAGCATTATAATATACAGATACTGAACTTTATACATAATAAGCAAGGATCGTGTAAAACTAAACTATGGGGTCTCGCTCGGCGTGTTGGaaacatttatattaaaagcGACAAGCTAGTCCGTCCTAGCGGAATTGCAGGTTTGAAATGCGCAGGCCAATGCTATCCTTGCCGATCTGGCTCACTTCGCAAACTGTGCAGAGATTGCCCTTGAACTGAGGGTCGAAAGAGGAGGAGCAGAAGGGACAGGTCACTTCGGGTTTACCCCTATACAGTGGCTTCCAGCTGATGCCGCAGATTGTGAACGGATTAAACTCCTCGTACTGCAGCTGATGCTCGTCCACGGGATTTACCTCGCAGGCCTGCAGGATCTTGCGCACCTGCTGGGCAACGTCCGGTCGTGGCGCCAGTTCCAGGAG is from Drosophila melanogaster chromosome 3L and encodes:
- the Mettl2 gene encoding methyltransferase like 2, isoform A, which produces MSDNPAAENEKRPQFGTRLLTDADDVFKHNAWDHVQWDEEQELAAKAAVAKNSTSKMEAEQKERFQTDAPKFWDSFYGIHDNRFFKDRHWLFTEFPELAPLAADSAVLQPRSIFELGCGVGNTILPLLQYSSEPQLKVFGCDFSARAIEILRSQRQFDEKRCEVFVMDATLDHWQVPFEENSQDIIVMIFVLSAIEPKKMQRVLDNCYRYLRPGGLLLFRDYGRYDLAQLRFKSGKCMEDNFYVRGDGTMVYFFTEEELRGMMTQAGLQEEQLIVDRRLQVNRCRGLKMYRVWIQTKFRKPL
- the nSyb gene encoding neuronal synaptobrevin, isoform K, which codes for MADAAPAGDAPPNAGAPAGEGGDGEIVGGPHNPQQIAAQKRLQQTQAQVDEVVDIMRTNVEKVLERDSKLSELDDRADALQQGASQFEQQAGKLKRKFWLQNLKMMIIMGVIGLVVVGIIASNFM
- the Bgb gene encoding Big brother, isoform B, producing MMNEAALANMIPYDTIGLYEQPKPRFIFKMPRVVPDQKSKFESDELFRRLSRESEVRYTGYRERSIEERQVRFMNGCREGHTEASFVASGTNLQLVFNANQNPYLHDKECDFDKEHGKVHIKSYFIMNGVCVRFRGWIDLERLDGVGCLEYDERRAMHEDAILRDQIDRYNQRLREFEDTKRAYRDNRQDEMEAVRRGVASGGIGVGASMWRRXLDLWTAPGPSHPQLPPQQQQTHHQQLETQFANTQYFMDN
- the nSyb gene encoding neuronal synaptobrevin, isoform E produces the protein MGKKDKNKEQADAAPAGDAPPNAGAPAGEGGDGEIVGGPHNPQQIAAQKRLQQTQAQVDEVVDIMRTNVEKVLERDSKLSELDDRADALQQGASQFEQQAGKLKRKFWLQNLKMMIIMGVIGLVVVGIIANKLGLIGGEQPPQYQYPPQYMQPPPPPPQQPAGGQSSLVDAAGAGDGAGAGGSAGAGDHGGV
- the Mettl2 gene encoding methyltransferase like 2, isoform B, with product MLTTSSSTMLGKYGWQILRRLASKSWEHTRQRKKPSGAGSRVLTDAREVFEFNAWDHVQWDEEQELAAKAAVAKNSTSKMEAEQKERFQTDAPKFWDSFYGIHDNRFFKDRHWLFTEFPELAPLAADSAVLQPRSIFELGCGVGNTILPLLQYSSEPQLKVFGCDFSARAIEILRSQRQFDEKRCEVFVMDATLDHWQVPFEENSQDIIVMIFVLSAIEPKKMQRVLDNCYRYLRPGGLLLFRDYGRYDLAQLRFKSGKCMEDNFYVRGDGTMVYFFTEEELRGMMTQAGLQEEQLIVDRRLQVNRCRGLKMYRVWIQTKFRKPL
- the Bgb gene encoding Big brother, isoform A translates to MMNEAALANMIPYDTIGLYEQPKPRFIFKMPRVVPDQKSKFESDELFRRLSRESEVRYTGYRERSIEERQVRFMNGCREGHTEASFVASGTNLQLVFNANQNPYLHDKECDFDKEHGKVHIKSYFIMNGVCVRFRGWIDLERLDGVGCLEYDERRAMHEDAILRDQIDRYNQRLREFEDTKRAYRDNRQDEMEAVRRGVASGGIGVGASMWRR
- the nSyb gene encoding neuronal synaptobrevin, isoform F; the encoded protein is MADAAPAGDAPPNAGAPAGEGGDGEIVGGPHNPQQIAAQKRLQQTQAQVDEVVDIMRTNVEKVLERDSKLSELDDRADALQQGASQFEQQAGKLKRKFWLQNLKMMIIMGVIGLVVVGIIANKLGLIGGEQPPQYQYPPQYMQPPPPPPQQPAGGQSSLVDAAGAGDGAGAGGSAGAGDHGGV
- the nSyb gene encoding neuronal synaptobrevin, isoform J; translation: MADAAPAGDAPPNAGAPAGEGGDGEIVGGPHNPQQIAAQKRLQQTQAQVDEVVDIMRTNVEKVLERDSKLSELDDRADALQQGASQFEQQAGKLKRKFWLQNLKMMIIMGVIGLVVVGIIAKPYMSDDNAAPQPPALQQQVAPASATAPDSAPPPPPQLLQQQEQQLQPHHHTQNLKSEPPTLEKPLAEKLTDHPQSPSNEVATGQ
- the nSyb gene encoding neuronal synaptobrevin, isoform H — protein: MGKKDKNKEQADAAPAGDAPPNAGAPAGEGGDGEIVGGPHNPQQIAAQKRLQQTQAQVDEVVDIMRTNVEKVLERDSKLSELDDRADALQQGASQFEQQAGKLKRKFWLQNLKMMIIMGVIGLVVVGIIAKKDEE